The Faecalibacterium prausnitzii genome includes a window with the following:
- a CDS encoding amino acid decarboxylase — MSMTTPIVDFVQNYAKSGTSRLHMPGHKGQALLGFEGLDITEIRGADELYEADGIIAQSEANATRLFGTAHTYYSTEGSSQCIRAMLCLAMQAAPAGQRPVLLAARNAHKALLYAAALLDLDIQWLWPAPDAAGALCSCPVTEAQLAAALDRLAGQGRTPFGVYLTSPDYLGGMQDIAALAKVCDAHGVPLLVDNAHGAYLNFLVGGSRHPIALGAAMCCDSGHKTLPVLTGGAYLHLGPKAPVQEETAVRNALALFGSTSPSYLILQSLDRCNRYLSEGYPLRLYSCCGQLTRMRRVLNEQAAAAGCPLPLAVDAPAREPLKLTLDAAALGMTGTALAEALRQDRIECEYADPRYVVLMFTPENPAQDYERLAAAVARLCAALPSAPVLPEPEADVFTELAAEAAPVCTVRQAVFAPQELIPAETALGRICAMPTVSCPPAIPIVVSGERIGPAALKLFARYGIKNVAVLK; from the coding sequence ATGAGCATGACCACGCCCATCGTGGACTTTGTGCAGAACTACGCAAAGTCCGGGACGTCCCGCCTTCACATGCCCGGCCATAAAGGGCAGGCCCTGCTGGGGTTTGAAGGGCTGGACATCACCGAGATCCGGGGCGCGGATGAGTTGTACGAGGCCGATGGCATCATCGCCCAGAGCGAGGCCAACGCGACTCGGCTCTTCGGCACGGCCCATACCTATTACAGCACCGAGGGCTCGTCCCAGTGCATCCGGGCCATGCTCTGCCTGGCGATGCAGGCGGCCCCCGCCGGCCAGCGCCCGGTGCTTCTGGCGGCCCGCAACGCCCACAAAGCGCTGCTCTATGCCGCCGCGCTGCTGGATCTTGACATCCAGTGGCTCTGGCCTGCGCCGGACGCGGCCGGGGCGCTGTGCAGCTGCCCCGTGACCGAAGCTCAGCTTGCCGCCGCGCTGGACCGGCTGGCCGGGCAGGGGAGAACCCCCTTCGGCGTCTACCTCACCAGCCCGGACTACCTCGGCGGGATGCAGGACATCGCGGCCCTTGCAAAGGTCTGCGATGCGCACGGTGTGCCGCTGCTGGTAGACAATGCCCACGGTGCCTACCTGAATTTTCTGGTGGGCGGCAGCCGCCACCCCATTGCATTGGGGGCGGCGATGTGCTGCGATTCCGGGCACAAGACCCTGCCGGTCCTCACCGGCGGCGCCTACCTGCATCTGGGGCCGAAAGCGCCCGTGCAGGAGGAAACGGCAGTCCGCAATGCGCTGGCGCTGTTCGGCTCCACAAGCCCGTCTTATCTGATCCTGCAATCCCTCGACCGGTGCAACCGGTATCTTTCGGAGGGGTATCCGCTGCGGCTCTACTCCTGCTGCGGGCAGCTGACCAGAATGCGCCGGGTGCTGAACGAGCAGGCCGCTGCGGCAGGCTGTCCGCTCCCGCTGGCGGTGGACGCCCCCGCCCGTGAGCCGCTCAAACTCACGCTGGATGCGGCGGCACTGGGCATGACCGGCACCGCGCTGGCCGAGGCTCTGCGGCAGGACCGCATCGAGTGCGAATATGCCGACCCCCGGTATGTGGTGCTGATGTTCACCCCCGAAAACCCGGCGCAGGATTATGAGCGGCTGGCAGCGGCAGTGGCACGGCTCTGCGCGGCTCTGCCGTCGGCCCCGGTTCTGCCGGAACCGGAGGCGGATGTCTTCACGGAACTGGCGGCGGAGGCTGCGCCGGTCTGCACCGTGCGGCAGGCGGTGTTCGCCCCGCAGGAGCTGATCCCCGCTGAAACGGCGCTGGGCCGCATCTGCGCGATGCCCACCGTCTCCTGCCCGCCGGCGATCCCCATCGTGGTGAGCGGGGAACGCATCGGCCCGGCAGCACTGAAACTTTTTGCACGATACGGCATCAAAAATGTCGCAGTCCTGAAATGA
- the scfB gene encoding thioether cross-link-forming SCIFF peptide maturase: MVHQYQLNGYNIVLDTCSGSVHVVDDVAYDVIALYKERSADAIVAAMLEKYGDRPDVTEADLRQCLEDVAALEQAGKLWSPDTYADMAFDFKNRNTVVKALCLHVAHTCNLNCSYCFASQGRYQGDRALMSFEVGKRAMDFLIENSGTRRNLEVDFFGGEPLMNFEMVKKLVAYCREQEKIHNKNFRFTMTTNGMLIDEDVIDFCNKECHNVVLSLDGRKEVHDRFRKDYAGHGSYDAIVPKFQEFVRKRGDKGYYMRGTYTHFNTDFTNDIFHMADLGFTELSMEPVVCKPDDPSALTEADLPILKEQYEILAKEMLKRDREGRGFTFYHYMIDLTGGPCIYKRISGCGSGTEYMAVTPWGDLYPCHQFVGDPKYRMGDIWKGVTNTAVRDEFKHCNAYARPECKDCWAKLYCSGGCAANAYHATGSITGVYEYGCELFRKRMECAIMIQVAKNQELAAQGIEVPIELGSTCNACADGEACE; the protein is encoded by the coding sequence ATGGTACATCAGTATCAATTGAACGGCTATAACATCGTGCTGGACACCTGCAGCGGCTCGGTGCATGTGGTGGACGATGTGGCGTATGACGTTATCGCCCTGTACAAGGAGCGTTCCGCCGATGCGATCGTAGCGGCCATGCTCGAAAAGTACGGCGACCGCCCCGACGTGACCGAGGCCGACCTGCGCCAGTGCCTGGAGGATGTGGCCGCGCTGGAACAGGCGGGCAAGCTGTGGAGCCCCGATACCTACGCCGACATGGCCTTCGACTTCAAGAACCGCAACACCGTGGTCAAGGCGCTCTGCCTGCATGTGGCTCACACCTGCAACCTGAACTGCTCCTACTGCTTCGCCTCGCAGGGCCGCTATCAGGGCGACCGTGCGCTGATGAGCTTTGAGGTGGGCAAGCGCGCCATGGATTTCCTCATCGAGAACTCCGGCACCCGCCGCAACCTCGAAGTCGATTTCTTCGGCGGTGAGCCGCTGATGAACTTTGAGATGGTGAAGAAGCTGGTGGCCTACTGCCGCGAACAGGAGAAGATCCACAACAAGAACTTCCGCTTCACCATGACCACCAACGGGATGCTGATCGACGAGGATGTGATCGACTTCTGCAACAAGGAGTGCCACAACGTCGTCCTGAGCCTCGATGGCCGCAAGGAGGTCCACGACCGCTTCCGCAAGGACTACGCGGGCCACGGCAGCTATGACGCTATCGTGCCCAAGTTCCAGGAGTTCGTCCGGAAGCGCGGCGACAAGGGCTACTATATGCGCGGCACCTACACCCACTTCAACACCGACTTTACCAACGACATCTTCCACATGGCAGACCTCGGCTTCACCGAGCTGAGCATGGAGCCAGTGGTCTGCAAGCCGGACGACCCCAGCGCCCTGACCGAGGCCGACCTGCCCATCCTGAAGGAGCAGTATGAGATCCTGGCCAAGGAGATGCTCAAGCGCGACCGCGAGGGCCGCGGCTTTACCTTCTACCATTACATGATCGACCTGACCGGCGGCCCCTGCATCTACAAGCGCATTTCGGGCTGCGGCTCCGGCACCGAGTACATGGCCGTGACCCCTTGGGGCGATTTGTACCCCTGCCACCAGTTCGTCGGCGACCCCAAGTACCGGATGGGCGACATCTGGAAGGGCGTCACCAACACCGCCGTGCGGGATGAGTTCAAGCACTGCAACGCCTATGCCCGCCCGGAGTGCAAGGATTGCTGGGCCAAGCTCTACTGCTCCGGCGGCTGTGCGGCCAACGCATACCACGCCACCGGCAGCATCACCGGCGTGTACGAGTACGGCTGTGAGCTGTTCCGCAAGCGGATGGAGTGCGCCATCATGATCCAGGTGGCCAAGAATCAGGAGCTGGCCGCACAGGGCATCGAGGTGCCCATCGAACTGGGCAGCACCTGCAATGCCTGCGCGGACGGCGAAGCCTGCGAATGA
- the scfA gene encoding six-cysteine ranthipeptide SCIFF: MERIKTIATRDLTKSVVTGGCGECQTSCQSACKTSCGVANQKCENSNK, translated from the coding sequence ATGGAACGTATCAAGACGATCGCTACTCGTGACCTGACCAAGAGCGTTGTGACCGGTGGCTGCGGCGAGTGCCAGACTTCCTGCCAGTCCGCTTGCAAGACTTCCTGCGGCGTGGCAAACCAGAAGTGCGAGAACAGCAACAAGTAA
- the spoIVA gene encoding stage IV sporulation protein A, producing MEKQERLEATVCREIGARTGGEILIGVVGPVRTGKSTLIKQFMEQLVLPAIEEDDARLRARDELPQSAAGRTIMTTEPKFIPEHAVPLQLEGGGECRIRLIDCVGYMVEGAMGHEENEKPRMVKSPWFEEEIPFDLAAETGTRKVIRDHSTIGIVVTTDGTISEIPRENYLPAEQRVVEELEALGKPFVILLNSTHPDAPETQALAAQMEQAYGRSVLPVSCIDLDRAALHEILRRVLYEFPVRELDFAIPRWVTMLDRGHWLQTEIYTAALDFSEKISRMKDVPAQNSAGALASDSVERSTLSGMDLSEGIVRVTVLLKPDVFYRVLSEQTGLAIGDEAGLMPCIIELSRARREYEKIRSALEQVEATGYGIVMPTIDELSLEEPEIIRQGGRYGVRLEASAPSIHMLKAVIHTEINPIVGTEKQSEDLVQSLLGDFESDPERLWESNIFGKSLHELVNEGLQNKLLHMPQEARGRLQDTLEKVINDGCSGLICILL from the coding sequence TTGGAAAAGCAGGAACGTTTGGAAGCCACGGTCTGCCGCGAGATCGGTGCACGCACCGGCGGCGAGATCCTGATCGGAGTGGTGGGCCCGGTGCGCACCGGCAAGAGCACCCTCATCAAGCAATTCATGGAGCAGCTGGTGCTGCCTGCCATCGAGGAGGACGACGCCCGCCTCCGTGCACGGGACGAACTGCCCCAGTCGGCGGCGGGGCGCACCATCATGACGACCGAGCCGAAGTTCATCCCGGAACACGCCGTCCCGCTCCAGCTGGAAGGCGGCGGCGAGTGCCGCATCCGCCTCATCGACTGCGTGGGCTATATGGTGGAGGGGGCCATGGGCCACGAGGAGAACGAAAAGCCCCGCATGGTCAAAAGCCCCTGGTTTGAGGAAGAGATCCCCTTTGACCTTGCCGCCGAGACCGGCACCCGCAAGGTCATCCGGGATCACTCCACCATCGGCATCGTCGTCACCACCGACGGCACCATCAGCGAGATCCCGCGGGAAAACTATCTTCCCGCGGAACAGCGGGTCGTGGAGGAGCTGGAAGCGCTGGGCAAGCCCTTTGTCATCCTGCTCAACAGCACCCACCCGGACGCCCCGGAAACGCAGGCCCTTGCGGCGCAGATGGAGCAGGCGTATGGGCGCAGTGTGCTGCCTGTGAGCTGCATCGACCTGGACCGCGCCGCCCTGCACGAGATCCTGCGGCGGGTGCTCTACGAGTTCCCGGTGCGGGAGCTGGATTTTGCCATCCCGCGCTGGGTCACCATGCTGGACCGGGGCCACTGGCTCCAAACGGAGATCTACACAGCCGCGCTGGATTTTTCGGAGAAAATCTCCCGCATGAAAGATGTCCCGGCCCAGAACAGCGCCGGAGCCCTTGCCAGCGATTCGGTGGAGCGCTCCACCCTCAGCGGCATGGATCTCTCGGAGGGCATCGTGCGGGTGACGGTTCTGCTCAAGCCGGATGTGTTCTACCGGGTGCTCAGCGAGCAGACCGGCCTTGCCATCGGCGATGAAGCGGGCCTGATGCCCTGCATCATTGAGCTTTCCAGAGCCAGGCGCGAATATGAAAAGATCCGCAGTGCGCTGGAACAGGTGGAGGCCACCGGATACGGCATTGTGATGCCCACCATCGACGAGCTTTCGCTCGAAGAACCGGAGATCATCCGGCAGGGCGGGCGGTACGGTGTCCGTCTGGAAGCCAGTGCCCCCTCCATCCACATGCTCAAGGCCGTGATCCACACCGAGATCAACCCCATCGTGGGCACCGAAAAGCAGAGCGAGGATCTGGTGCAGAGCCTTCTGGGCGACTTTGAGTCCGACCCGGAACGGCTGTGGGAATCCAACATCTTCGGCAAGAGCCTGCATGAACTGGTCAACGAGGGCTTGCAGAACAAGCTGCTGCACATGCCGCAGGAAGCCCGCGGTCGCCTGCAGGATACGCTGGAAAAAGTCATCAACGATGGATGCAGCGGCCTCATCTGTATTTTGCTGTGA
- a CDS encoding MurR/RpiR family transcriptional regulator: MSTNFWELLHQRQDELTKSGRMVADYLIHHADEAQYLSISSLARECKVAEATVFRFCRALGFEGYHEMRIALAQANATASLINQQEPEPGTTTDKLCEHASALFITAINGTQSTLSPDAVDKAVDLLRAARQVFCLGQGGSMLLANDICARFSSLSNKFRTAGDSHLQLLSASLMTPEDVVLFVSYSGATRDMMETLRTAKASGAKIVLLTHYEDSPGAALADVVLLCGAQESPLDSGSIPIKVSVLYVAEVLLLRYMLDDPKQANDAQDRTSEAVAIKLL, from the coding sequence ATGTCTACTAATTTCTGGGAGCTGCTGCACCAGCGGCAGGACGAGCTGACCAAATCCGGGCGGATGGTGGCGGATTACCTCATCCACCATGCCGACGAGGCGCAGTATCTTTCGATCTCGTCGCTGGCGCGGGAGTGCAAGGTGGCCGAGGCGACCGTTTTCCGGTTCTGCCGGGCGCTGGGGTTCGAAGGATATCATGAGATGCGCATCGCGCTGGCCCAGGCCAATGCGACCGCTTCGCTCATCAATCAGCAGGAGCCGGAACCGGGCACGACCACCGACAAGCTCTGTGAGCATGCGAGCGCGTTGTTCATCACGGCCATCAATGGCACCCAGAGCACCCTTTCACCGGATGCGGTGGACAAGGCCGTGGATCTGCTGCGGGCAGCAAGGCAGGTGTTCTGCCTGGGGCAGGGCGGCAGCATGCTGCTGGCCAATGATATCTGTGCCCGCTTTTCCAGCCTGTCCAACAAGTTCCGCACGGCAGGAGACAGCCACTTGCAGCTTCTCTCCGCCAGCTTGATGACGCCGGAGGACGTCGTGCTCTTCGTCTCCTATTCGGGCGCGACCCGCGACATGATGGAGACCCTGCGCACCGCAAAGGCATCCGGCGCAAAGATCGTCCTTCTGACCCACTACGAGGACTCGCCGGGCGCTGCGCTGGCGGACGTGGTGCTGCTCTGCGGCGCACAGGAAAGCCCGCTGGATTCCGGCAGCATCCCCATCAAGGTGTCGGTGCTCTACGTGGCCGAGGTGCTGTTGCTCCGCTACATGCTGGATGACCCCAAGCAGGCCAATGATGCCCAGGACCGCACGAGCGAGGCCGTGGCCATCAAGCTGCTCTAA
- a CDS encoding ABC transporter substrate-binding protein — MKNCISRRSFLKAAGILSAAGALAACGGSSSSSTAASSTASSAAASSTAAAGASIKLWTYPIGGWGKDETVQELISSFNAKYPDIKVTVEYLDYTNGDDQVNTAIEGGSAPDLIMEGPERLVANWGKKGVMAPLNDLWTDDAKKDIYASVESACKNEAGDYYEYPLCMTAHCMAVNMTKVKEVGADQYIDTDKHTWSTDGFLKTVDALYNGGYENVAAIYCSGQGGDQGTRAIINNMYGGTFTDAAHTKYTADSPENIKAIQALYDAKGVNFDASINGGEEITLFRNGTLQMAFCWNIAQQLNSDNNDAGLTNSGDEIFPMAFPTESGDPKLCGGIWGFGIFDNGDEAKIEAAKTFIDFIAADPDQVGASVLASTYFPVRESVGDIYAGNDIMSEYTKFMSYLGDYYQITPGWATARTEWWNMLQRVGTGEPVEQAVATFVQNANAAATAEA, encoded by the coding sequence ATGAAAAACTGTATCTCTCGTCGCTCCTTCCTGAAGGCTGCCGGCATCCTGAGCGCAGCAGGCGCACTGGCCGCATGCGGCGGTTCCTCTTCTTCCAGCACCGCAGCGTCTTCGACCGCCTCTTCCGCAGCTGCTTCCAGCACCGCTGCTGCCGGTGCAAGCATCAAGCTGTGGACATACCCCATTGGCGGCTGGGGCAAGGATGAGACTGTGCAGGAGCTGATCTCCAGCTTCAACGCAAAGTATCCGGATATCAAGGTCACTGTCGAGTATCTGGACTACACCAACGGCGACGACCAGGTCAACACCGCCATCGAGGGCGGCAGCGCACCCGACCTGATCATGGAAGGCCCGGAGCGTCTGGTCGCAAACTGGGGCAAGAAGGGCGTCATGGCTCCCCTGAACGATCTGTGGACCGACGATGCCAAGAAGGACATCTACGCATCGGTCGAATCCGCCTGCAAAAACGAGGCCGGTGACTACTACGAGTATCCCCTGTGCATGACCGCACACTGCATGGCCGTCAACATGACCAAGGTCAAGGAAGTGGGCGCAGACCAGTACATTGATACCGACAAGCACACCTGGAGCACCGACGGCTTCCTGAAGACCGTTGACGCACTGTACAATGGCGGTTACGAGAACGTCGCAGCCATTTATTGCAGCGGCCAGGGCGGCGACCAGGGCACCCGCGCCATCATCAACAACATGTACGGCGGCACCTTCACCGATGCAGCCCACACCAAGTACACTGCTGACTCCCCCGAAAACATCAAGGCCATCCAGGCTCTGTACGATGCAAAGGGCGTCAATTTTGATGCTTCCATCAACGGCGGCGAGGAGATCACCCTGTTCCGCAACGGCACGTTGCAGATGGCATTCTGCTGGAACATCGCACAGCAGTTGAACTCCGACAACAACGACGCCGGTCTGACCAACAGCGGCGACGAGATCTTCCCCATGGCCTTCCCCACCGAGAGCGGTGACCCGAAGCTGTGCGGCGGTATCTGGGGCTTCGGCATCTTTGACAACGGCGACGAGGCCAAGATCGAAGCAGCCAAGACCTTCATCGACTTCATCGCAGCAGACCCCGACCAGGTCGGTGCAAGCGTTCTGGCTTCCACCTACTTCCCCGTCCGTGAGAGCGTTGGCGACATCTACGCCGGCAACGACATCATGAGCGAGTACACCAAGTTCATGTCCTACCTGGGCGACTACTACCAGATCACTCCGGGCTGGGCAACGGCTCGTACCGAGTGGTGGAACATGCTGCAGCGCGTCGGCACCGGCGAGCCTGTCGAGCAGGCCGTTGCGACCTTCGTTCAGAATGCAAACGCTGCCGCTACTGCTGAGGCATAA
- a CDS encoding carbohydrate ABC transporter permease: MIFLAAKTASIKEPKRSRALVRQETIASYLFLLPSLIFFLGFVIYPMVLCVVTSFFDSTMNRADIFVGLANYKELFADPIFIGALKNTIIIVVVSVPVTCAFSLWVSSAIVDLPEWTTSLFRCVFYLPVVTGSVAVTVVWKWMYNNYYGIFNYLGKTLGLIDKNINWLGDERFALGCIILILLTTSVGQPIVLYVSALGNVDQSIVEAAEVDGANDFQAFWKIKWPAIMPTTLYILVITTINSFQCFALIQLLTSGGPNHSTDTIMYYIYYTAFKLYRYGYGNAMGVVLAVIIAILSAVQFKLGNQDN, translated from the coding sequence GTGATTTTCTTGGCTGCAAAGACTGCATCGATCAAAGAGCCGAAGCGCAGCCGCGCACTGGTCCGGCAGGAGACCATCGCATCCTACCTCTTCCTTCTGCCCAGCCTGATCTTCTTCTTGGGATTCGTCATCTACCCCATGGTCCTGTGCGTGGTCACGAGCTTCTTCGATTCCACCATGAACCGCGCCGACATCTTCGTCGGCCTGGCGAACTACAAAGAGCTGTTCGCAGACCCCATCTTCATCGGCGCACTGAAAAATACCATCATCATCGTCGTGGTCTCCGTGCCGGTTACCTGTGCATTCTCGCTGTGGGTCAGCTCGGCCATCGTCGATCTGCCGGAGTGGACCACCAGCCTCTTCCGCTGCGTGTTCTATCTCCCCGTCGTCACCGGTTCGGTCGCCGTTACCGTCGTGTGGAAGTGGATGTACAACAACTACTACGGCATCTTCAACTATCTGGGCAAAACGCTCGGCCTCATCGACAAGAACATCAACTGGCTGGGCGATGAGCGGTTCGCTCTGGGCTGCATCATCCTCATCCTGCTGACTACCTCCGTGGGCCAGCCCATCGTTCTGTACGTCTCCGCACTGGGCAATGTGGACCAGTCCATCGTCGAGGCAGCTGAAGTGGACGGTGCCAACGATTTCCAGGCGTTCTGGAAGATCAAGTGGCCCGCCATCATGCCCACCACCCTGTACATCCTGGTCATCACCACCATCAACTCCTTCCAGTGCTTCGCACTGATCCAGCTGCTGACGTCCGGCGGCCCCAACCACAGCACCGACACCATCATGTACTACATCTACTACACCGCATTCAAGCTGTACCGCTACGGCTACGGCAATGCAATGGGCGTTGTGCTGGCGGTCATCATCGCCATCCTGTCGGCGGTCCAGTTCAAACTGGGCAATCAGGACAATTAA
- a CDS encoding carbohydrate ABC transporter permease: protein MSATEKKQKPLKRHPSKLKKASAYTILTLILISIVAVTFAFPLYWIITGSFKTGAAINSTTPEWWPHEWVLTNYQKLFAGKSAPLWQLAIPFSARFSSDGEPIYFSVGPTAPAALRWMINTVFMAVTSMILTCITAAMAGYALAKKRFVGRKVLFTLIVCAMALPKQVILIPLLREMSSLNLYNTIWAVIFPIVGWPFGVFLMKQFSEGIPTEMLEAARIDGASEAKTFISIVLPMVKPGVGALAIFTFINSWNDYFMQLIMLSSTSNLTISLGIAKLQAENSTDFGLIMAGAALAAVPIIIIFLIFQKYFTKGIAMGAVKG, encoded by the coding sequence ATGAGTGCAACTGAAAAGAAACAAAAGCCGTTGAAGCGGCACCCCAGCAAGCTCAAGAAAGCCAGCGCCTACACCATCCTGACGCTGATCCTCATCAGCATCGTTGCGGTGACGTTCGCTTTCCCGCTGTATTGGATCATCACCGGTTCGTTCAAGACCGGCGCTGCCATCAACTCCACCACCCCGGAGTGGTGGCCCCATGAGTGGGTGCTGACCAACTACCAGAAGCTGTTCGCGGGCAAGAGCGCTCCGCTGTGGCAGTTGGCCATCCCCTTCAGCGCACGGTTCAGCAGCGACGGCGAGCCCATCTATTTCTCCGTCGGCCCCACGGCTCCGGCTGCGCTGCGCTGGATGATCAACACCGTGTTCATGGCCGTTACCTCCATGATCCTGACCTGCATCACCGCCGCCATGGCGGGCTATGCGCTGGCCAAGAAGCGCTTCGTCGGCCGCAAGGTGCTGTTCACCCTCATCGTCTGCGCCATGGCACTGCCCAAGCAGGTCATCCTGATCCCCCTGCTGCGTGAGATGAGCTCCCTGAACCTGTATAACACCATCTGGGCCGTCATCTTCCCCATCGTCGGCTGGCCATTCGGTGTCTTTTTGATGAAACAGTTCAGTGAGGGCATCCCCACCGAAATGCTGGAAGCGGCCCGCATCGACGGTGCGAGCGAAGCAAAGACCTTTATCAGCATCGTTCTGCCGATGGTCAAACCGGGCGTTGGTGCGCTGGCCATCTTCACCTTCATCAACAGCTGGAACGACTACTTCATGCAGTTGATCATGCTGTCCAGCACCAGCAACCTGACCATTTCGCTGGGCATTGCAAAATTGCAGGCAGAGAACAGCACCGACTTCGGCCTGATCATGGCCGGTGCCGCACTGGCTGCTGTGCCCATCATCATCATCTTCCTCATCTTCCAGAAGTACTTCACCAAGGGCATCGCAATGGGTGCGGTTAAGGGCTAA
- a CDS encoding dihydrodipicolinate synthase family protein, producing the protein MKDISKYQGVIPAFYACYDKDGHISVEGVKALTRHLIAKGVKGVYVGGSSGECIYQHPDERKQVLEAVMSEAKGKITVIAHVGCNNTADSVELAKHAESVGVDAIASIPPIYFHLPEYAIAKYWNAMSAAAPHTDFVIYNIPQLAGTALTMSLLKEMLKNPNVVAVKNSSMPTQDIQMFKDAGIAARGEGNFVVFNGPDEQFVSGRVIGADGGIGGTYAVMPELYLAMNEHINKGEIQEAQALQYEADRIIYKMCEAHGNLYAVQKEILRRMYGLELGGVREPMPSLIPEDEPIVAEAQAMIEAAIAKL; encoded by the coding sequence ATGAAAGACATTTCCAAGTATCAGGGTGTCATCCCTGCGTTCTATGCCTGCTATGACAAGGACGGCCACATTTCCGTGGAGGGCGTCAAGGCCCTCACCCGCCACCTGATCGCCAAGGGCGTCAAGGGCGTGTATGTCGGCGGTTCGTCCGGTGAGTGCATCTACCAGCACCCCGATGAGCGCAAGCAGGTCCTGGAGGCCGTGATGAGCGAAGCCAAGGGCAAGATCACCGTGATTGCCCATGTCGGCTGCAACAACACCGCCGACAGCGTCGAGCTGGCAAAGCACGCTGAGAGCGTGGGCGTGGACGCCATTGCTTCCATCCCCCCGATCTACTTCCACCTGCCGGAGTATGCCATCGCCAAGTATTGGAACGCCATGTCCGCTGCTGCTCCCCACACCGATTTCGTCATCTACAACATTCCCCAGCTGGCGGGCACGGCACTGACCATGAGCCTGCTGAAGGAAATGCTGAAGAACCCCAACGTGGTGGCCGTCAAGAACAGCTCCATGCCCACCCAGGACATCCAGATGTTCAAGGATGCCGGCATCGCTGCCCGCGGCGAGGGCAATTTCGTGGTCTTCAACGGCCCGGATGAGCAGTTCGTTTCCGGCCGCGTCATCGGCGCCGACGGCGGCATCGGCGGCACCTATGCTGTCATGCCCGAACTGTATCTGGCCATGAATGAGCACATCAACAAGGGCGAGATCCAGGAAGCTCAGGCTCTCCAGTACGAGGCCGACCGCATCATTTACAAGATGTGCGAGGCACACGGCAACCTGTACGCCGTGCAGAAAGAGATCCTGCGCCGGATGTACGGTCTGGAGCTGGGCGGCGTCCGTGAGCCGATGCCCAGCCTCATCCCCGAAGACGAGCCCATCGTGGCCGAGGCACAGGCCATGATCGAAGCTGCCATTGCGAAACTGTAA
- a CDS encoding YhcH/YjgK/YiaL family protein, with product MICDTLEHLTLYQGFHKNLDTAITFLMACDLNTLPLGRTEVDGDNVFINVMDAELHPNEGSHPEYHRIYADLQIDLTGSEGWGYETAPGTEVKPYAPDIGFQDSPDAVFGTLGGGRFVLFFPGELHKPGVAQPDCRNVRKAVVKIRMEDKYHG from the coding sequence ATGATCTGCGATACTCTGGAGCACCTGACCCTGTATCAGGGCTTCCACAAGAACCTCGACACGGCCATCACCTTTCTGATGGCCTGCGACCTGAATACCCTGCCGCTGGGCCGCACCGAAGTGGACGGCGACAACGTGTTCATCAACGTGATGGATGCCGAACTCCACCCCAACGAAGGCTCGCATCCGGAATACCACCGCATCTACGCCGATCTGCAGATCGACCTGACCGGCAGCGAGGGCTGGGGCTACGAGACCGCACCCGGCACCGAAGTGAAGCCCTATGCCCCGGACATCGGCTTTCAGGACAGCCCGGACGCCGTGTTCGGTACCCTGGGCGGCGGGCGGTTCGTGCTCTTCTTCCCCGGCGAGCTGCACAAGCCCGGCGTTGCACAGCCCGATTGCCGGAATGTGCGCAAAGCAGTCGTAAAGATCAGAATGGAGGATAAATACCATGGATAA